tggtcgacatccgcatccgcatgacctccgcatcgattttatgcggatgcagatgcagatgcggatgttgaaaataatgcggatgcggatgcgaatatttgcaacatccctggtttacaTGGTCAAGATAGGAAACCATATGATGATTGCACGATGAAACCGGTGAGTAACCTGCTGCCACTCATGACGTATCCCACGCTCTCGTAGGCCGCGATCTCTAGGCTGGTGAGGCCGATCTCCCCGCGGCGGGGTATGCGCTTGCCGTCGTGCACGAAGGCGGCCATGGCGGCGCCCTCGCCCGGCAGCAGCGCGCGCCCGAACTCGCGCAgcggcgcgccgcccgccgccgcgcccggcGCCGGGCCCGGGGCCGCCTCGGCCTCCACCGATGGTCGGCCGATCACTTCGTGCTCTTCTGAAATTATATAGACAAATATTACAGACATTTTTTGTTAAATCAAAATccgaatattatatttatatatattttttgacgaccggtctggcctagtgggtagtgaccctgcctgtgaagccgcggtcctggattcgaatcccagtaagggcatttatttgtgtgatgagcacagatatttgttcctgagtcatggttgttttctatgtatttaagtatttgtatattaaatctatcgttgtctgagtacccacaacacaagccttcttgagcttaccgtggggcttagtcaatttgtgcaaaaatgtccattaatatttatttatttattccgaTGTTCGGGCGATGACTTCATATTCTTCtgaaatcatacaaaaatatttcagaaatattttttgttaaataaaaattcgaTAATTGGATGCCTTTTCAAGTATTGCACAATGACTCGGCGGacttttttaggattccgtacgcaaagggtaaaaacgggaccctattactaagactccgctgtccgtccgtccgtctgtcaccaggctgtatctcacgaaccgtgatagctagacagttgaaattttcacagatgatatatttctgttgccgctataacaacaaatactaaaaacagaataaaataaagatttaagtggggctcccatacaacaaacgtgatttttgaccgaagttaagcaacgtcgggcggggtcagtacttggatgggtgaccgttttttgatTGTttcgctctattttttgttgatggtgcggaacccggaacgcgagtccgactcgcacttggccggtttttttaagtttaagaTTATTTTAAAGAGCACCCAaacatgaaaatgaaaatgaaaaaagtttattgtataaatttagacatacagtaaatcacgtccctgtgtcctgatctaggaaaccctgtgttacaggacccagtttcgttacttatactagtttcttaatctatatattggtaggtacaaattgtacagagagttacactgtgtgtgtgtgtgtgtgtgtgtgtgtgtgtgtgtgtgtgtgtgtgtgtgtgtgtgtgtgtgtgtgtgtgttagtgtgtaaaaatgcatactataatatttatgataaggaagtattatttcaatgttattattataaatacattagATTAAGGTAGTCACAAAAAGTTGCAACTTACTTCCTTTCTCGAGCCAGAGTTCTTCGCCCGAGCTGGAGTGGCCGGGGGAGCTCCTGGACTTCTTGGCTTTCTTGCGCGCCTTCTTCACCTTcttcagcttcttttttagctTCTTCAGCTCCTGCTTGGTGTCCTCTTTGTCTTTGgactttttctttttcttgTCTTTGCTTTTCTTGTTGTTTTCTGGTTCAGATTCTTCATCAGAACTGAAAAAAGttcttgttttaattttatacatatatttgaaTGCAATAGTGTTTTCATTAGCCTAACATCATTTTATAACATTCTATAATTTTAAGTAATAAattcaactatttttatttaaaatacagtttatGGGCAAACTCTAATTGCCCAATCCCATGCTCAACATGCTAATACCAAAGAGTTCATGCACTGCTCTACTGCCTAATGAAGTAAGTTTCTAGTTGTCTGTACTGGGACTGTGAGGAGCACTTGGATGTCTACCTTAAGCCAAATCTaattgccgcgcgatatggagacggggctttagaaTGTTTTTAGAatgcaattattattattattatataattataggcgagcagctattgagctgatgagcctatgtcacacagtgtccagtgttatatagttcaaagtttgtatagtCATATCACTTCACTAGTAATCATCAGTCTAACTTATTGCTTAAAAGCCAATTGTCCAAtctgtttttaaacacattgaCCGAGGGGGCAGTCACAACAATTGTTGGCTTATGCATGCTATCAAGTtgctataatatatattatggtACTCACTCTGGCCTCTGTGGTGACTTGCCCCACACAGCAGGAACTCCCAGCTCGCCGATGCGCTCTCGTTGCTCGCGGCGCGCGTCCAAGAAGTCATCTTCTTGTGGTTTGTAGCGTCCACGCCCGCCTACACCTGTGCCGCCGCCTGTGCCGGTCGCACTACTACCTAGGCCTGGAACAACATCCACAATATAAGCACTATTTTAAACAAGCAAAATGCttgaaaaacaatgttttatgcAAAAAAATCTAACCCATTTCTTAAAAATGAATTGATTGCCACTATATTCACTAAAAtaccattaataaaattatatacaaaTGGTTAAAGTCCCAAACACtagcttaacacattcactgccaggaacccacctggtgggcgctcgtgaactttgctcagatgcTGGACAACCCGCTGGGCAGGTTATTTTATACAcagctatagacgaccggtttctggggtagtgcgccgtttattgtctggcagtgaatgtgttaacataAAATTCTATTACCTCCTCCAAATCCTCCACTAGAGCCAAAACCCCCGCCTGAGCCCAGCCCGCCTCCACCACCACCGAAATCTTTGTACGAGCCACGAGTCCTATCATCCCCACGGCGCTCATTTTCCCTGTCCTTGTGAGGCATGTGCGATCTCTCCCTGCTGTGACTACGCTCTCTGGGCTTCCGATCTCTCTGGCGGTCCTTGCTGTGTTTGTCTCTGCTACGATCTCTTGTGCGCTCTCTCCGGTCTACACTTTTGTCTCTGTGTCGATCTTTGCTTCGCTCTCGAGATCGGTGCCGCTCCTTACTCCGGTCCCGCCCTCTGTCGCGGCTTCTGCGGTGCTCGCGGCTGCGGCTGCGGTGCCGCGAGCTACTACGATCTCGATCTCGGCCCATGTGTGTTTGATTCACAAATCCCAAATAAACAAATTGAAGCTTGTATTACAAACTGTTATTATATGGTCGAAATGTTTGGtgtaagaaatttcagacgCTAGAATTATTTCTTGAATAAGAAAATACTTTAAAAGGCTATTTCATTTCAGTAGATTTTGGCGATATCCTTTTTAACCACAAAATATTACGACAAGTTGTGAATAAAATATGACAAGAATACAAAATTGACAAAATTCATTTCACACGATTGACAAGACAAATGGCACAATACGTTCTATTTTACGGTGAATATCAAGGTGCGTCAGATTTTAGATAAAATTATTACTGGCTTAGGTAAgactaaattatattatgtaaaaatatgtttataactatataaaacaagtaataaagtaaattacatttatataattatacagtACATATGA
This portion of the Cydia amplana chromosome 7, ilCydAmpl1.1, whole genome shotgun sequence genome encodes:
- the LOC134649800 gene encoding NKAP family protein CG6066 produces the protein MGRDRDRSSSRHRSRSREHRRSRDRGRDRSKERHRSRERSKDRHRDKSVDRRERTRDRSRDKHSKDRQRDRKPRERSHSRERSHMPHKDRENERRGDDRTRGSYKDFGGGGGGLGSGGGFGSSGGFGGGLGSSATGTGGGTGVGGRGRYKPQEDDFLDARREQRERIGELGVPAVWGKSPQRPDSDEESEPENNKKSKDKKKKKSKDKEDTKQELKKLKKKLKKVKKARKKAKKSRSSPGHSSSGEELWLEKGKEHEVIGRPSVEAEAAPGPAPGAAAGGAPLREFGRALLPGEGAAMAAFVHDGKRIPRRGEIGLTSLEIAAYESVGYVMSGSRHRRMEAVRIRKENQIYSADEKRALAAFSKEERAKREGAILAQFRTVLRARTARRDDA